Proteins encoded together in one Cherax quadricarinatus isolate ZL_2023a unplaced genomic scaffold, ASM3850222v1 Contig4, whole genome shotgun sequence window:
- the LOC138850965 gene encoding arginine/serine-rich protein PNISR-like yields MRGCVECLGVHYCSVCQKDFTNFFGKCITQPPENELEELEGIFVTRPPLAFPTSNGATTISRLEPTASILSTSPLPTGAETTNSTTPIRSTTPATSTTLSPASVVTVTSSVIASATAAPEGRDAETIQKGVFIPLFATLSPADRSHTPSTPSYNYDSRPCRRKLNRGKGKRRRKKGRKNRKGNKERRRGNINRRKNCENSQRSESKGHRKRNLRRGRHRGNRRGCRSRKQRKCRDSVVDKNSEGREGETTVAVSEERSITTTENKHKHSEKYDLYGKQEKVKVSLLEEPPGQLHGQEKRETHLMKSRKFFYRNRPRAMVEFKRSQRRREPKPAYVNGHRVRHGNPRHGQ; encoded by the exons aTGAGAGGGTGTGTGGAGTGCCTCGGGGTTCACTACTGCTCAGTGTGTCAAAAGGACTTCACCAATTTCTTCGGGAAGTGCATCACTCAACCTCCAG AAAATGAACTTGAGGAGCTGGAGGGAATCTTCGTCACACGGCCGCCCTTGGCCTTCCCGACGTCCAATGgcgccaccaccatcagcaggcTGGAGCCAACGGCTTCCATCCTTTCAACCTCCCCTCTTCCCACGGGGGCAGAAACTACTAACTCAACGACCCCCATCAGGTCCACGACGCCTGCCACCAGCACTACTTTGTCTCCTGCTTCTGTTGTCACCGTGACTTCGTCGGTGATAGCCTCAGCAACAGCGGCTCCTGAAGGAAGAGATGCGGAGACCATACAAAAGGGCGTTTTCATCCCTCTGTTTGCCACTCTTTCCCCAGCCGACAGATCACATACCCCATCTACGCCTTCGTACAACTACGATTCAAGACCTTGTCGAAGAAAACTAAATAGAGGAAAAGGAAAACGAAGACGTAAGAAAGGCAGGAAGAATAGGAAGGGTAACAAAGAAAGGCGAAGAGGAAATATAAACAGAAGAAAAAACTGCGAGAACAGTCAAAGAAGCGAAAGCAAAGGTCATAGAAAGCGAAATTTGCGTCGAGGCAGACACAGAGGTAACAGAAGAGGCTGCAGGTCGCGGAAACAGAGAAAATGCAGAGACTCTGTTGTTGACAAGAACAGTGAAGGAAGAGAAGGCGAAACCACAGTGGCTGTGAGTGAGGAACGATCCATAACGACGACAGAAAACAAGCATAAACACTCTGAAAAATATGATTTGTACGGAAAACAGGAGAAGGTGAAGGTGTCATTGCTGGAAGAGCCACCAGGCCAGCTCCACGGCCAAGAGAAACGAGAAACCCATCTCATGAAGAGCAGAAAGTTCTTTTACAGAAATCGCCCGCGAGCCATGGTGGAGTTCAAACGATCACAGAGAAGAAGAGAACCAAAGCCAGCTTACGTTAATGGCCACCGTGTGAGGCACGGAAACCCGCGTCATGGCCAATAA